A portion of the Stigmatella aurantiaca DW4/3-1 genome contains these proteins:
- a CDS encoding MBL fold metallo-hydrolase, whose product MAPRFKNLDGSVPHGFNTVFKWAVADKLAGRRRKSPDRAAVPRVEPDLAALATPPAPGEGSRLTWLGHASWLVQLDGLSLLIDPVLRDTLNLVIHRNVPPGVPAGKLPPIAASLVSHNHYDHLDLPSLREVGAPIVTGLGHAPLFRGTSMPCTELDWWQSTKVGPVTVHYVPSQHWSRRSLADANRMLWGGFIIEGSSARLYHSGDTAYFEGFREIGRRYPGIDAAMLPIGAYDPAWFMSKQHMNPEEAVQAFEDLGAARFLAMHWGTFKLTDEPLDEPPQRLDAEWTRRQWPREKLHVLAVGESLTVRHG is encoded by the coding sequence ATGGCGCCGCGCTTCAAGAACCTCGATGGCAGCGTGCCGCACGGCTTCAACACCGTCTTCAAATGGGCCGTGGCGGACAAACTGGCGGGCAGGCGGCGCAAGTCCCCGGACCGGGCCGCCGTGCCCCGCGTCGAGCCGGACCTCGCCGCGCTGGCCACCCCTCCGGCCCCGGGCGAGGGCTCGCGGCTGACGTGGCTGGGGCATGCCAGCTGGCTCGTGCAGCTCGATGGCCTCTCGCTCCTCATTGATCCGGTGCTGCGAGACACCCTCAACCTCGTCATCCATCGCAACGTGCCCCCCGGGGTGCCCGCCGGGAAGCTGCCGCCCATCGCCGCCAGCCTCGTCTCCCACAACCACTACGACCACCTGGACCTGCCCTCGCTCCGGGAGGTGGGGGCCCCCATCGTCACCGGGCTGGGCCACGCCCCGCTCTTCCGGGGAACCTCCATGCCCTGCACGGAGCTGGACTGGTGGCAGTCCACGAAGGTGGGCCCCGTCACCGTCCACTACGTACCCTCGCAGCACTGGAGCCGCCGGTCGCTGGCGGATGCCAACCGCATGCTCTGGGGAGGCTTCATCATCGAGGGCTCCAGCGCCCGGCTCTACCACTCCGGCGACACCGCCTATTTCGAGGGCTTCCGGGAGATCGGCCGCCGCTACCCAGGCATCGACGCGGCCATGCTGCCCATCGGGGCGTATGATCCGGCGTGGTTCATGAGCAAGCAGCACATGAACCCCGAGGAGGCGGTGCAGGCCTTCGAGGACCTGGGGGCCGCGCGCTTCCTCGCCATGCACTGGGGCACCTTCAAGCTGACGGACGAGCCGCTCGACGAGCCCCCCCAGCGCCTGGATGCGGAGTGGACCCGCCGCCAGTGGCCGCGCGAGAAGCTCCACGTGCTCGCCGTGGGCGAGAGCCTCACCGTTCGCCACGGTTGA
- a CDS encoding M14 family zinc carboxypeptidase, giving the protein MLLPSLLAAVLAQAPLAPLTTVAEQSQWTRTGRYDEVETLCRAFPKAFPGKVRCETFGTTPEGRPLLALVASTDGTLTPAAAAKKGRPVFFFQGGIHAGEVDGKDAGFWLLRDMLAGKALPGVLQQVTAVFVPVFNVDGHERFGPNQRPNQVGPEEMGWRVTARNLNLNRDYVKADAPEMTALLTFLHTWDPLLYADLHVTDGAQFESSVALLLEPQKGGPPSLRPFGAKMISEFLTVLEGQGYLPVSFYPSFNKADDPMSGFSYGISPPRFSQNYWSAQRRFGVLVETHSWKPYAHRVKTTRDVLEAMLRLLARDGAALRAAVKAADAEAESGAVKDVVLLWKTAEQNHPIEFRGYAYTRETSALFQQPVVHYDTTKPQVWTVPYFDEVRPALTASLPGGGYLIPAAHADWVVPKLRAHGLRFQRLERAVPSAEVEVFRATEAKPRPQTSEGRTVFSFQGDWKRGSQPLPAGTLYVPVAQRGVEVLAHLLEPLGPDSLAAWGFFAAHFEQKEYIEEYVLEPYARELLAKDASVKAAWEARLKEPAFAADPAARVQFFAERHPAFDARFNLYPVFRTATPPPGLRAVK; this is encoded by the coding sequence ATGCTCCTGCCCTCGCTGCTTGCCGCCGTGCTTGCTCAGGCCCCACTGGCCCCGCTCACCACTGTCGCCGAGCAGAGCCAGTGGACCCGGACCGGCCGCTATGACGAAGTGGAGACGCTCTGCCGCGCCTTCCCCAAGGCCTTTCCCGGCAAGGTGCGCTGCGAGACGTTCGGCACCACCCCGGAGGGCAGGCCCCTGCTCGCGCTCGTGGCCAGCACCGACGGCACCCTCACCCCCGCGGCCGCCGCCAAGAAGGGACGCCCCGTCTTCTTCTTTCAGGGCGGCATCCACGCCGGGGAGGTCGACGGCAAGGACGCGGGCTTCTGGCTGCTCCGGGACATGCTCGCGGGCAAGGCGCTGCCGGGCGTGCTCCAGCAGGTGACGGCCGTCTTCGTCCCCGTCTTCAACGTGGATGGCCACGAGCGCTTCGGCCCCAACCAACGCCCCAACCAGGTGGGCCCCGAGGAGATGGGCTGGCGCGTCACCGCGCGCAACCTCAACCTCAACCGGGACTACGTGAAGGCGGACGCCCCAGAGATGACCGCCCTGCTCACCTTCCTCCACACGTGGGATCCGCTGCTCTACGCGGACCTCCACGTCACCGACGGCGCCCAGTTCGAGTCCAGCGTCGCCCTCCTCCTGGAGCCCCAGAAGGGCGGCCCCCCCTCCCTGCGCCCGTTCGGCGCGAAGATGATCTCCGAGTTCCTCACGGTGCTGGAGGGCCAGGGCTACCTGCCGGTCTCCTTCTATCCCTCCTTCAACAAGGCCGACGATCCGATGTCCGGCTTCAGCTACGGCATCTCCCCGCCCCGCTTCAGCCAGAATTACTGGTCGGCCCAGCGCCGCTTCGGCGTGCTGGTGGAGACGCACTCGTGGAAGCCCTACGCGCACCGCGTGAAGACGACGCGCGACGTGCTGGAGGCCATGCTGCGGCTCCTGGCGCGGGACGGGGCCGCCCTGCGCGCCGCCGTGAAGGCCGCGGACGCGGAGGCCGAATCCGGGGCGGTGAAGGACGTGGTGCTGCTCTGGAAGACCGCCGAGCAGAACCACCCCATTGAATTCCGAGGCTATGCCTACACCCGGGAGACCTCCGCCCTCTTCCAGCAGCCCGTGGTCCACTACGACACCACGAAGCCCCAGGTGTGGACGGTGCCTTACTTCGACGAGGTACGGCCCGCGCTCACCGCCTCCCTGCCTGGCGGCGGGTACCTGATCCCCGCCGCGCATGCGGACTGGGTGGTCCCGAAGCTCCGGGCCCACGGCCTGCGCTTTCAACGCCTGGAGCGCGCGGTGCCCTCGGCCGAGGTCGAGGTGTTCCGCGCCACCGAGGCCAAGCCCCGGCCGCAGACGTCGGAAGGCCGCACGGTCTTCTCGTTCCAGGGAGACTGGAAGCGCGGCTCACAGCCCTTGCCCGCTGGCACGCTCTATGTCCCGGTCGCCCAGCGCGGCGTGGAGGTGCTGGCCCACCTGCTGGAGCCGCTCGGGCCGGACTCCCTCGCCGCGTGGGGCTTCTTCGCCGCTCACTTCGAGCAAAAAGAGTACATCGAGGAGTACGTGCTGGAGCCCTATGCCCGGGAGTTGCTCGCGAAGGACGCCTCGGTGAAGGCCGCCTGGGAGGCCCGGCTGAAGGAGCCCGCCTTCGCGGCGGATCCAGCCGCCCGGGTCCAGTTCTTCGCCGAGCGCCACCCCGCCTTCGATGCCCGCTTCAACCTCTACCCTGTCTTCCGCACCGCCACGCCCCCCCCGGGTCTGCGCGCGGTGAAGTGA
- a CDS encoding TIGR02266 family protein — MPTFSLAALWNASAIPGHVAGIVEAIEELLPSTQPVAITVALRENEAHLELKLEMTTFPRLEMDRFSWEIKASKGTLVELWRLPKAERDAFRAAAFSGNVITAPDYFTAARTLQEHLEGIIARDRRPVQVPVVVPPTAQRAPAQAPAPADEPLGEAVDEPLVPSEDVEEEPLEPIEELEEEEPIEPIEEAADEPIEPIEEALDEPMGEALDEPIAAVDTRPARVTEPPAGPELRRAKRFPVMLEMEFRSELDFVREHATNISNGGLFVRTAHRPPIDTIVTVDVRLPNGESLQGEAMVVHLVDDPYKGGVGLAFLTDDPTFAQTLDNYLASLAGPT; from the coding sequence GTGCCAACCTTCAGTCTCGCAGCGTTGTGGAACGCCTCCGCCATTCCCGGCCATGTGGCCGGTATCGTGGAAGCCATCGAGGAGCTGTTGCCCTCGACGCAGCCCGTCGCCATCACCGTGGCGTTGCGTGAGAACGAAGCCCACCTCGAGCTCAAGCTGGAGATGACCACCTTCCCCCGGCTCGAGATGGACCGGTTCTCGTGGGAGATCAAAGCCAGCAAGGGAACGCTCGTGGAGCTGTGGCGCCTGCCCAAGGCGGAGCGGGACGCGTTCCGTGCCGCCGCCTTCTCCGGCAACGTCATCACCGCGCCCGACTACTTCACCGCGGCGCGCACCCTCCAGGAGCACCTGGAGGGCATCATCGCCCGCGACCGGCGCCCGGTGCAGGTCCCCGTGGTCGTTCCTCCCACCGCCCAGCGGGCCCCCGCCCAGGCGCCCGCCCCAGCCGATGAGCCGCTGGGGGAGGCGGTGGATGAGCCGCTCGTTCCCAGCGAGGACGTGGAGGAAGAGCCGCTCGAGCCCATCGAGGAGCTGGAAGAAGAAGAGCCGATCGAGCCCATCGAGGAGGCGGCCGATGAGCCCATCGAGCCCATCGAGGAGGCCCTGGATGAGCCCATGGGCGAAGCCCTCGACGAGCCCATCGCGGCCGTGGACACCCGGCCTGCACGGGTCACCGAGCCGCCCGCGGGCCCCGAGCTGCGCCGCGCCAAGCGCTTCCCCGTCATGCTGGAGATGGAGTTCCGCTCCGAGCTGGACTTCGTCCGGGAGCACGCCACGAACATCTCCAACGGCGGCCTCTTCGTGCGCACCGCCCACCGGCCGCCCATCGACACCATCGTCACCGTGGACGTGAGGCTGCCCAATGGCGAGAGCCTCCAGGGAGAGGCCATGGTGGTCCACCTGGTGGATGATCCCTACAAGGGCGGGGTGGGCCTGGCCTTCCTCACCGACGATCCCACCTTCGCGCAGACGCTGGACAACTACCTGGCGAGCCTCGCCGGGCCCACCTAA
- a CDS encoding VOC family protein, with protein sequence MFDHVKFGVSDYAASKAFFVKALEPLGVAVLAEGVPTYGVELGGKGIPSLVLFQTEEKPAHLHLAFMAENREQVDAFYRAALEAGGKDNGAPGLRPKYHANYYAAFVIAPDGHNIEAVFQGPEA encoded by the coding sequence ATGTTCGACCACGTCAAATTCGGCGTCAGCGACTATGCAGCGAGCAAAGCTTTCTTCGTCAAGGCGCTCGAACCGCTCGGCGTAGCCGTCCTCGCGGAGGGCGTACCGACGTACGGTGTCGAACTTGGCGGGAAGGGCATCCCTTCCTTGGTCCTGTTCCAGACCGAAGAAAAGCCGGCGCATCTCCACCTGGCGTTCATGGCCGAGAATCGCGAACAGGTCGATGCGTTCTATCGCGCAGCGCTGGAGGCGGGCGGCAAGGATAACGGTGCGCCCGGGCTGCGCCCGAAGTATCACGCGAACTACTATGCGGCTTTCGTCATTGCGCCGGACGGGCACAATATTGAAGCGGTTTTCCAAGGGCCGGAGGCCTGA
- a CDS encoding AAA family ATPase has protein sequence MKILAIRGRNLTSLAGDFALALDEPPLDKLGLFAITGATGAGKSTLLDALCLALFDRTPRLGGRGGVPVGRSGEEDEDRLLSHDVRGVLRRGAAEGFAEVDFQGRDGKRYRARWSVWRARNKAEGRFRPQELSLTDVASGQLFGRTKLEVLEAIEQKLGLSFDQFRRSALLAQGEFAAFLRADANERAELLERMTGTEIYSRLSIAAHERHKTEQAGLERMSQGLAAISRLTDEERAAAEGALAVEEAARVQQERVLKDASAAMDWYAERVRRVASEREASEAWVRAEKEVGAAAPREDLLARVRAAETFRAPVVSVETAERMLAEASAAQASRAAEAAKTHEVVGARQDALRTAEQARSAALAEEATQVPALAEAARLDAQLVMERRDAHEASQRAASSRSDEARQRAVLADLSQQEEAARGAAEAARTWLSSQPRLEAIAKEWPRWEAELSRYERAAGSEREARQVATQKGSEVKGLREAADQRRREREAHGASMEKAQAAALQAEAEVGEDAGSARRALRESLLARQEVLRSLGAAQVGGVAEAAAEREALEEVEGARREAEAAQAEARDAAARRGVLEASCTEARRALTQAQLAQGYASQRAALKEGEACPLCGAKEHPYGHAGAALDGLVVEASARVETLESERARTERVEASALARAQGALSRGAQAESRKHATNLRLAGHRGAWAAARARLEAPLPPETPEEAEAAAWLEGAQKELLARLASVRAEEEAAEQRARAAKEARAALESWRAKVEAAAEALRRAEDALGEAERALQQAEREAEQAAEVRRQSLVELGPAFTGWGDWEARLAENPSGFRKRGSERVATWHAHQDALRAAQEREAEGRQARAAAEAKAETLRSVAEGHAAASQRAVEALQRTQAERGGMLNGRPTEEVRAQLRAAVDAATAAFEKARERAEAAGREDAVATARAEEAVKARASAAEAHAQALTSLEGLLRGQGLALDEVRALLARDAAWCEAEARALEGIREAHARARAVLDERRGWRARHEASAPPALPEPEVEAVLERARAQVEGHRANAARWKARLDQDHEARERHGAQERALEERRRAAGVWKTLHELIGSADGKKFKVFAQSLTLDALLLHANAHLQELARRYRLMRVPGHDLDLQVVDQDMGDEVRAVASLSGGESFLVSLALALGLASLSSETAQVETLFIDEGFGTLDPQTLEVALATLDALQATGRQVGIISHVSGLAERIGVQVRVVKQGGGRSRLVVEADLGLGALPTVKPGQRVA, from the coding sequence ATGAAGATCCTCGCCATCCGGGGACGCAACCTGACGAGCCTCGCCGGGGACTTCGCGCTGGCGCTGGACGAGCCGCCCCTGGACAAGCTGGGCCTGTTCGCCATCACCGGCGCCACGGGCGCGGGCAAGAGCACGCTGCTGGACGCGCTGTGTCTGGCGCTCTTTGACCGCACGCCGAGGCTGGGCGGCCGCGGCGGCGTGCCGGTGGGGCGCTCCGGAGAAGAGGACGAGGACCGGCTGCTCTCCCACGACGTGCGCGGCGTGCTGCGGCGCGGGGCGGCCGAGGGCTTCGCCGAGGTGGACTTCCAGGGCCGGGACGGCAAGCGCTACCGGGCGCGGTGGTCCGTGTGGCGGGCCCGGAACAAGGCCGAGGGGCGCTTCCGGCCCCAGGAGCTGAGCCTCACGGATGTGGCCTCCGGGCAGCTCTTCGGACGCACCAAGCTGGAAGTCCTGGAGGCCATCGAGCAGAAGCTCGGGCTGTCCTTTGATCAGTTCCGCCGCTCCGCGCTGCTGGCCCAGGGGGAATTCGCCGCCTTCCTGCGCGCGGACGCCAACGAGCGCGCGGAGCTGCTGGAGCGGATGACGGGCACGGAGATCTACAGCCGCCTGTCCATCGCCGCGCACGAGCGCCACAAGACGGAGCAGGCCGGACTGGAGCGGATGTCGCAAGGACTCGCGGCCATCTCCCGGTTGACGGACGAGGAGCGCGCCGCGGCGGAAGGCGCGCTCGCGGTGGAAGAGGCGGCCCGGGTGCAGCAGGAGCGGGTGTTGAAGGACGCCTCGGCCGCGATGGACTGGTACGCCGAGCGTGTCCGGCGGGTGGCGTCCGAGCGCGAGGCCTCGGAGGCATGGGTCCGGGCGGAGAAGGAGGTGGGGGCCGCGGCACCTCGGGAAGACCTGCTCGCGCGGGTTCGCGCGGCGGAAACCTTCCGGGCGCCGGTGGTCTCGGTGGAGACCGCTGAGCGCATGTTGGCGGAGGCCTCCGCGGCACAGGCGTCGAGGGCGGCGGAGGCTGCGAAGACCCACGAAGTGGTGGGGGCGCGGCAAGACGCGCTGCGGACGGCGGAGCAGGCCCGCTCGGCGGCATTGGCGGAGGAGGCCACCCAGGTGCCGGCGTTGGCCGAGGCAGCGCGGCTGGATGCGCAACTGGTCATGGAACGCCGGGACGCCCACGAGGCCTCTCAGCGGGCGGCGTCTTCCCGGTCCGACGAGGCGCGCCAGCGGGCGGTGCTGGCGGATCTCTCCCAGCAGGAGGAGGCGGCCCGAGGGGCGGCGGAAGCGGCCCGGACGTGGCTGTCCAGTCAGCCCCGTCTGGAGGCGATCGCCAAGGAGTGGCCTCGCTGGGAGGCGGAGCTGAGCCGGTACGAGCGCGCGGCTGGCTCCGAGCGGGAAGCACGCCAGGTGGCCACGCAGAAGGGCTCCGAGGTGAAGGGCCTGCGGGAGGCCGCGGATCAGCGGCGCCGGGAGCGGGAGGCCCATGGGGCGTCCATGGAGAAGGCGCAGGCCGCGGCCCTCCAGGCCGAAGCCGAGGTGGGCGAGGACGCGGGCTCGGCCCGGCGTGCTTTGAGGGAATCCCTGCTCGCGCGGCAGGAGGTGCTGCGGAGCCTGGGGGCAGCCCAGGTCGGCGGTGTCGCGGAGGCGGCGGCGGAGCGGGAAGCCCTCGAGGAAGTGGAAGGGGCCCGGCGTGAAGCGGAGGCTGCGCAGGCGGAAGCGCGTGACGCGGCGGCCCGGCGAGGGGTGCTGGAGGCCTCGTGCACCGAGGCGAGGCGGGCCTTGACCCAGGCGCAGCTGGCCCAGGGGTACGCCTCGCAGCGGGCCGCGCTGAAGGAAGGGGAGGCGTGTCCGCTGTGCGGGGCGAAGGAACACCCGTATGGCCACGCGGGAGCGGCGCTGGATGGGCTCGTCGTGGAAGCCTCCGCGCGTGTCGAGACGCTGGAGTCGGAGCGGGCTCGGACGGAGCGGGTGGAAGCCTCGGCGCTCGCGCGAGCGCAGGGCGCCCTTTCCAGGGGGGCCCAGGCAGAGAGCCGGAAGCACGCCACAAACCTTCGGCTCGCGGGACATCGTGGGGCGTGGGCTGCCGCGAGGGCGCGATTGGAGGCCCCCTTGCCTCCCGAGACCCCGGAGGAGGCGGAGGCCGCTGCGTGGCTGGAGGGCGCCCAGAAGGAGCTCCTCGCGCGGCTGGCCTCGGTGCGCGCGGAGGAGGAGGCCGCGGAGCAGCGGGCCCGGGCAGCGAAAGAGGCGCGCGCGGCGCTGGAGTCTTGGCGTGCGAAGGTGGAGGCGGCGGCAGAGGCGCTGCGGCGGGCGGAGGATGCGCTGGGCGAGGCCGAGCGGGCCTTGCAGCAGGCGGAGCGCGAGGCTGAGCAGGCCGCGGAGGTTCGCCGGCAGTCCCTCGTGGAACTGGGGCCCGCCTTCACGGGGTGGGGCGATTGGGAGGCCCGGCTGGCGGAGAATCCTTCGGGTTTCCGCAAGCGCGGCTCGGAGCGGGTGGCCACGTGGCATGCCCACCAGGACGCCCTGAGGGCCGCCCAGGAGCGCGAAGCCGAGGGGCGCCAGGCCCGGGCCGCCGCCGAAGCCAAGGCGGAGACCCTGCGAAGCGTCGCCGAGGGTCATGCCGCCGCTTCTCAGCGCGCGGTGGAGGCGCTCCAGCGCACCCAGGCCGAGCGCGGGGGGATGCTGAACGGACGGCCCACCGAGGAGGTGCGCGCGCAGCTGCGGGCGGCCGTGGACGCCGCCACCGCCGCTTTCGAGAAGGCCCGGGAGCGGGCGGAAGCGGCGGGCCGGGAGGACGCGGTGGCCACGGCGCGCGCCGAGGAGGCGGTGAAGGCCCGCGCCTCGGCCGCCGAGGCGCACGCGCAAGCGCTGACGTCACTCGAGGGGTTGCTCCGGGGGCAAGGGCTGGCCCTGGACGAGGTGCGCGCCCTGCTGGCTCGGGACGCCGCCTGGTGCGAGGCCGAGGCCCGCGCCCTGGAGGGGATCCGCGAGGCGCACGCGCGAGCCCGAGCGGTGCTCGACGAGCGCCGGGGCTGGCGTGCACGGCACGAGGCCTCCGCGCCCCCCGCGCTGCCCGAGCCCGAAGTGGAGGCTGTCCTGGAGCGGGCTCGCGCGCAGGTGGAGGGGCACCGGGCCAACGCGGCGCGGTGGAAGGCCCGGCTCGACCAGGACCACGAGGCCCGCGAGCGGCATGGCGCGCAGGAGCGCGCGCTGGAGGAGCGGCGCCGCGCCGCCGGGGTGTGGAAGACGCTGCACGAGCTGATCGGCTCGGCGGACGGAAAGAAGTTCAAGGTGTTCGCCCAGAGCCTCACGCTGGACGCGCTGCTGCTCCATGCCAACGCCCACCTCCAGGAACTCGCCCGGCGCTACCGGTTGATGCGCGTGCCCGGGCATGACTTGGACCTTCAGGTGGTGGATCAGGACATGGGAGACGAGGTCCGGGCCGTCGCGAGCTTGTCGGGGGGCGAGTCGTTCCTCGTCTCGCTGGCGCTGGCGCTGGGGTTGGCCTCGCTCTCGTCGGAGACCGCCCAGGTGGAGACGCTCTTCATCGACGAGGGCTTCGGGACGTTGGATCCGCAGACGCTGGAGGTGGCGCTGGCCACGCTCGATGCGCTCCAGGCGACGGGCCGCCAGGTGGGGATCATCTCCCACGTGTCCGGACTGGCCGAGCGCATCGGTGTCCAGGTGCGCGTGGTGAAGCAGGGCGGGGGGCGCAGCCGCCTCGTGGTGGAGGCGGACCTGGGCCTGGGCGCCCTGCCCACGGTGAAGCCGGGGCAGCGGGTGGCGTGA
- a CDS encoding exonuclease SbcCD subunit D C-terminal domain-containing protein, whose amino-acid sequence MRLLHTSDWHLGHTLYDVSREAEHAAFLDWLLDTLEAQSVDALLVAGDVFDTANPSAEAQAAWFRFIARARERLPLLDIVVIGGNHDSAARLEAPDPLFAALKVRVVGGLPRGPESLDFERLLVPLHDARGQVQAWVAAVPYLRPADLPLIATEGDRLIEGVREVYGLTLEAARRRRQPGQALVAMGHCFMVGTELSQLSERRILGGNQHALPVDLFPEDVAYAALGHLHKAQRVGGREAVRYSGSPLPLSLSEAGYQHQVLLVELEAETLGSVRSLPVPRTVDMWRVPERNEATLEEVLVQLAALPKAEAGAAERAWPYLEVCVTLPRPEPALRRKVEEALVGKAARLVKLTPAYTGTGVALADVQPGISLRERTPEEVFKARYARDYKEALAPHLLEAFHALLTEVEEEAT is encoded by the coding sequence ATGCGTCTGCTGCACACGTCGGACTGGCACCTCGGGCACACGCTGTACGACGTCTCCCGGGAGGCGGAGCACGCCGCGTTTCTGGACTGGCTCCTGGACACGCTGGAGGCCCAGTCCGTCGATGCGCTCCTGGTGGCCGGGGATGTCTTCGACACCGCCAATCCCAGCGCCGAGGCCCAGGCGGCCTGGTTCCGGTTCATCGCCCGCGCCCGGGAGCGGTTGCCCCTCCTGGACATCGTCGTCATTGGTGGAAACCACGACTCGGCGGCACGCCTGGAGGCGCCGGATCCCCTTTTCGCCGCCCTGAAGGTGCGCGTGGTGGGAGGGCTACCGCGGGGGCCGGAGTCGTTGGACTTCGAGCGGCTGCTCGTTCCGCTGCACGACGCGCGGGGACAGGTCCAGGCCTGGGTGGCGGCGGTGCCATATCTGCGGCCCGCGGATCTCCCCTTGATCGCCACGGAGGGGGACCGGCTCATCGAGGGTGTGCGCGAGGTGTATGGCCTGACGCTGGAGGCGGCCCGGAGGCGACGGCAGCCGGGACAGGCGCTCGTGGCCATGGGGCACTGCTTCATGGTGGGGACAGAGCTGTCCCAGCTCAGCGAGCGGAGGATTCTCGGGGGCAACCAGCATGCGCTGCCGGTGGACCTCTTCCCCGAGGACGTGGCCTATGCCGCCCTGGGCCACCTGCACAAGGCCCAGCGCGTGGGAGGGCGCGAGGCCGTGCGCTACAGCGGCTCGCCCCTGCCGCTGTCGCTGAGCGAGGCGGGTTACCAGCACCAGGTGCTCCTGGTGGAACTGGAGGCGGAGACGCTCGGCTCGGTGCGCTCGCTCCCCGTGCCTCGGACCGTGGACATGTGGCGTGTGCCCGAGCGCAACGAGGCCACCCTGGAAGAGGTGCTGGTGCAACTGGCGGCGTTGCCCAAGGCGGAGGCGGGGGCGGCTGAGCGCGCGTGGCCGTACTTGGAGGTCTGTGTGACGCTTCCCCGGCCCGAGCCCGCGCTGCGGCGCAAGGTGGAGGAAGCCTTGGTGGGCAAGGCGGCGCGGCTGGTCAAGCTGACGCCCGCCTATACCGGCACGGGTGTGGCGCTGGCGGATGTCCAGCCGGGAATCTCCCTGCGCGAGCGCACCCCCGAGGAGGTCTTCAAGGCCCGCTATGCCCGCGACTACAAAGAGGCCCTGGCGCCCCACCTGCTGGAAGCCTTTCATGCGCTGCTGACCGAGGTTGAGGAGGAAGCGACATGA